The following proteins are encoded in a genomic region of Shinella zoogloeoides:
- a CDS encoding Crp/Fnr family transcriptional regulator, which translates to MEVRRQDIHNSDIPLVCRACEARHGGVCGALTAEQLTELNKHSSRHRLETGAEVIGQGETIVNYSNIMRGVVKLTKVMADGRQQIVGLQFAPDFLGRPFLEESAITAEAATESEVCNFPRNVLDRLVRRTPELEHKLHRQALKELDEARDWMLTLGRKTAQEKVASFLYLIATHIDPESVDMSSFDLPLSRADIADFLGLTIETVSRQFTKLRKENVIRIENNRHVTVPDMDRLMRFAGND; encoded by the coding sequence ATGGAAGTTCGCCGTCAGGATATCCATAATTCCGACATTCCGCTGGTCTGCCGCGCCTGCGAGGCGCGCCATGGCGGCGTGTGCGGCGCGCTGACGGCCGAACAGCTGACCGAGCTCAACAAGCACTCCTCCCGCCACCGGCTGGAGACGGGCGCCGAGGTGATCGGCCAGGGCGAGACGATCGTCAATTATTCCAACATCATGCGCGGCGTGGTGAAGCTGACGAAGGTCATGGCGGACGGCCGCCAGCAGATCGTCGGCCTGCAGTTCGCCCCCGACTTCCTCGGCCGCCCTTTCCTGGAGGAAAGCGCGATCACCGCGGAAGCTGCCACCGAAAGCGAAGTCTGCAACTTCCCGCGCAACGTACTCGACCGCCTCGTCAGGCGGACGCCCGAGCTGGAGCACAAGCTGCACCGCCAGGCGCTGAAGGAGCTGGACGAGGCGCGCGACTGGATGCTGACGCTCGGCCGCAAGACGGCGCAGGAGAAGGTAGCGAGCTTCCTTTACCTCATCGCCACCCATATCGACCCGGAAAGCGTCGACATGTCGTCCTTCGACCTGCCGCTCTCGCGCGCCGACATCGCCGACTTCCTCGGCCTCACCATCGAGACCGTCAGCCGCCAGTTCACCAAGCTGCGCAAGGAAAACGTCATCCGCATCGAGAACAACCGCCACGTCACCGTCCCCGACATGGACCGGCTG